GCCCTTTAACTAGAATGCGATCTGtatcattttgatttttaatgcaGACTTAAAACGGTTTGAGTTGCTAATACGCATGCGTTTAAACTGTAAACCTCATACTGGATCCATTCACTCTGAATTCGTTATTAAACGAGCTTTGCTGACTAAATTATTAGTATACAAACTTAGATGATTCGTAGaatagtttttaagaaaaaattattaaaaaacagttgtaataataaagttattaaaagaaataatttgtgCTATTGAATTCTCTAAACCAAGTTGTGAAAATGTTTGGtagtttatttgctatttaGTTATGGTGTAATATGGTTTAGTGTGAGTACGTGtgtaaaaatcttattatttttatcattgattattatatatcattggaaagaggATAAAATCAGCATTACAATAGTGAAAACTTTGTAACAAAATAACAActctacaaaaagttatgctCATTCATTAAATGAGCATTTAAGTTACAAAATTTGATTAGAAGAATTGCCTAATAAAACTgcgacaaattttaaaatgtcagaTTCGGCTAAAGGTAGTTTTGTTATGGAACTTTGTTGTTTGAAGTgcaatattttgctttatttacaatatttaactttttaattaaaattttggcAAAGTttggcaaataattttttaaacttttctcaaTAGTTTCAATAATGTTCTCAATTAATATAAAtcctttaatataaatttgatgcCTAATCAACAACAAAGTTCAATAAAAGCAGTaggaattacaaaaaataaactatactaaaatgaaatttaactcttacttttaaaaaaaaagtctatggtgatgtaaaattcttaaaaataacataaaaaaatacatcctTACATCTCAAACTAAGCAACCTTTGATAAAATGGTTGAAGATTTTGATTACAAAACCAATGCCGTAACTCATTGGATAAGcacatacctaatatatatgtatgtatatatatatatatatatatatatatatatatatatatatatatatatatatatatatatatatatatatatatatatatacagtcagaGAAATAAGTATCcgaacaaaacattttattgtgaaaaataaactttgtcaGGTTATTTCAGAATCACatatgtttttgataaatacttttataattattctaaaagcaaatttaattcCGATTTtatgttgcaaaaaattaatcaaCGGTAATTAACTTGCGTTGCTAAAATTTAACGATTCCCGAAGGAGtgttaaaactttaatgaaaaataattatccGAACATGTTGTTTTGTAAACGAAGTTTtgaaattgattattaaaaaaagtttttaaaccaatggttttagaaatattgttgttttacaacgagtaatttttaataattgactgatatttttttaaattcatttgattTACCATTGATATCATCAAGTTTGGGAGTTAAAATCAAGGAATGGTCCCAAGCTCAGCGCAATTTGGTTATTGACTTGTTCAAGCAAGGTTAAACGTTAGGTCGATAAATAAAGCGACTGGAACTGCATTAGGAACCGTCAGCGATCtgattaaaaagtataatatgtTTGGATATGTGCAAAATCAGCCCAGATTCGGAGCAAAGCGTAAAACAACATCAAGAATAGATCGACAAATTGTCAAGATGGTGCAAAAAAACCGTTTTTTATCAGCACCAAAAGTGTCAAGCCTCCTTCAGAAAGATTTTGGGTTAAAAGTGAGCTTATGTACTATTCGAAATCGATTGAAAGAAAGTGGATTCAAAGCAAGAGTTCCATGCAAGAAACCATTCCTTTCAAAAATCCATCGAAAACGAAGACttgcatttgttaaaaaatatgtgaATATGCCGGTATCATTCTGGAGGAAAGTTTTGTGGACGGAAGAGTCAAAATTTAATCTTGTGAAGTCCGATGGAGCTCAAAAGGTATGGAGAAAAAAAGGGGAAGCATTCACACTCAGTTGTATTCGAGGCACAGTAAAATTTAGTGGAGGCAATGTTATGGTATGGGGATCGATGGCTTGGAACGAAACAGGAAAACTGGAGTTTATTGATGGAATTATGGACTCTGAGGTTTATGTTAACTTCCTCAACAAAAATCTTCTGGCTTCAACTAAAAAACTGCGATTAGGAAAACATTTTATCTTCCAACAAGACAATGACCCTAAACATACGTCAAAGAaagcaaaagagttttttatcCAAAAGCAAATTGAGTTACTTGAATGGCCTGCGCAAAGTCCAGATCTCAATCCAATTGAACATCTCTGGGCTATTCTGGATAAAAAATGTCGCACACGATgtctaaaaagaaaagaagatttaaaaatcatGCTCCAAGAAGCTTGGGCTGATATTGACTCAGATACGATAAAGAAATTAGTTGAATCGATGCCATGTCGACTTGCAGAAGTCATAAAAGCTAATGGCGGTCCAACTCGatattaaaaagtcataaaaataattactcgGAGAAACGTTAATCTTTAAGccttaatctttaaaattttgttcggATACTtatttaatgctaaaaaattgcatagtttaaatgtatcttaattttttatcaattaaatattattattgatattttttttttgcatattgaattcgtaataaaattttctttcagaataatcatttcttttatttttatcaagttttttttttcgaaaataactgacaaagtttattttccataaaaaaatcttttgttcgGATACTTATTTCTCTAACTGTACATATAGTAGATGAATATTAACAAACTTATTTGCTGGATGATTCAGAATAAGATTtctgtgatatatatatatgtatatacatatatatatatatatatatatatatatgtatatatatataaatgtatatacatatatatatatgtatatatatgtatatatatatatatacatatttataatatgtgtttatacatttattatacatatttgtctttatttactttgttacacacatatatacatataagtgtgtgtatatattatatatatatatacatatatatatatatatatatatatatatatatatatatatatattatatatatatatatatatatatatatatatatatatatgtatatatatatgtatatatatatatatatatatatatatatatatatatatatatatatatatatatatatatatatatatatatatatatatatatatatatatatatatatatatatatatatatatatatatatatatatatatatagctagcTCGTAGCGGGTGCGAAGTGTGTGAAACACACAGGCGCAGCATTAAAAAGgcgcaaaaataaaattctgctTAGATACAAAATAAATCGGCCTTTCTTGATCTATGACTAAAAATGCAAATGGTACTAAGTCTATTTCAATAAAGACTTCATCATACATTCAAGCTATGTATAATGAAGTCTCTATATATATtgcaaacaacaactttttagattataatataGCATAATTAAATTGCGGTACATttgataaaaccataaaatgtataatacttAATACTTGCAGTAGCAAATAGAGTTAGCCTcatcaataattattttcagtttacttGTATATTTTGATCTGGTGATACGCAATTGtgactttgttttttattattatttgttagttAAACAAAGACTGTGAAATCATGGCTTATAAAGTTATAACCATTTGGTTTTTGATAGCTGAATTTGAAATGGGACATGATAAGCGTTTAACGAATGAAGTATTATAATCGTACTAAACAAGTTATTGTACGTTGTGCTGCTGCTCAGCACATGACTACATCTCAAATTCGTGTTGATTTACAATTACCTGTAACTGTTCAACGTGTGAGACAAATCTTACATGAAGATCCATACACAGTTTGGAAAAGCGTAAGCCAAGATCAAAACCTATTGGTCGTCATAAAGAAGTTAgattaaaatttgcaaaagaaCCCATGTATTCACAAGATGAGTAGCATCAAGTTTTCTTTagtgatgaaaaaaagttcaatctAGATGGTCCAGATGGCTATCAATATTACAGCCACgatcttcaaaaagaaaaagaaactcGAATGAGTCGTAATTGATTGAATTGGACTgattttataagctttttttcgATCAATTCCTCTAGTTTTAGATGTGGGGAAATAtgtaagaaaaacaaaaaggcAGTGTTGGAGTGAGAGGTCTATGTCATCAGCTATTGAGGCTGTAGGAAAGAAAGAAATGGGattaaaaaaagcatgcaaGCAGTTCAATGTACCACGGAATACTTTGCAAAGAAGGTGTAGACTTAATTTGAACTTTGTACAAGCCTCGTTGAAATCACTTGGATCAGTAAAATGTGTGTTTTCTATTGAAATGGAAAATGAGCTGGAGACTCATATCAAGCAAATGGAAGCTATGCTCTTTGGTTTAACACCTCAAGTTTTGCGTAAAGTTGCCTACCAGTTTGCTAAACTTAACAATCTTCATAAAAGGTTCAGTTCAAAAAGTGAACAAGCTGGTGCTAATTGGTTTCATGGATTTTTGACTCGACACCCTCAATTATCTGTAAGAACACCAGAGCCAACTTCTGCAGCAAGAGCACAGGGTTTTAATCAAGCCAGTGTCgtaaagttttttgatttattgccAGCATTGCAGGAAAAGCATCACTTTTTTCCAGATCGTGTTtataatgttgatgaaacaGGCATTACTACTGTTCCAAATAAGCCATCAAAAGTGGTTGCTATTCGTGGAAAGAAACAGGTTGGATCCCTAACTTCTGCTGAGCATGGGCAGTTGGTTACAGTGGAAATCTGCATGAGTGCTTCAGGCAATTTTGTGCCAcctctttttgtttttccaaGAGGTTACATGAAATCTGAACTAATGGATGCTGCACCGCCCAGTTCAATTGCTGTTTGTCACCCATCAGGTTGGATGCAAAgtgatatatttgttaattgGTTCATGCAATTTGTAAAGCATGCTAACCCAAAAGAGCATGAACCTGTTCTGCTAATACTAGATGGACATAAAACTCATACTTCAAATCTAAAAGTAATTAATCTAGTTCGTCAAAATAACGTTATTTTATTGTGTCTTCCACCACATTGTAGCCATAGACATCAACCTTTAGATGTAGCTTTTATGAAGCCTTTAATGACTTATTATGCACAAGAGGTCAAAAATTGGCTGAGAAATCATCCTGGACGAGTTGTAACAACTTATCAAATAGCCGAACTgtttaaaaatagctttttgCGAGCAGCATCTGCTATCACTGCTGTTAATGGTTTCGTTAAGAGCATTTTCCCgataaatcaaaatgtttttacagaCAATGATTTTGCCTCAGCACTTTCAACTGATATTCCTCTGCAGTtgctcaataaaaaaataacgttaGAAGATGTTCCTGGTCAAACATTAATCTCGCCACAGCAGATTCTAGACATTGCTCAAAATGAGGATCTGCTCATCGAGCTTTAGGCCTCAAAAGTTGTAACGCCAGTTGTTAATCAAGTTCTGACAAAAAGTCTCAACTTTTCAGAGCCAGTTGTTCCACCaacattatcaaataaaaaccaatattttCCCTTGACAAAAGTTTCTCCTATTCCAAAGATTATTACtcctcgaaaaaaaaaaatcatcaacaCAAGGGTTTACTGCTGTTTTGACAAGCAGTCCATACAAATATGATTTGGaagaaaagcaaaatataaagacaataaaaatgttattaaaagaaaacCGAAAGTTATTAACAGAAATCAAAagagcaaaagaaaaaaaaaatgagctaaatattgtatttatgtttattgcaattataaaaagcactaatgtttattatgttttttgatattttttgaaattaaacatattatcttttaatttgcaCAAGATTAGTTCGAGAGTTGTCACTTCAATTTAGGCACATTGTACATTCTGCCTCAGTTGAGTTTACTCAGAGTCTCAAATTTTAATGTGAACAATGAACAGAAGATTACGTACCATCAATATATTAcagtcaatttttgtttaataattaggTTTTATTCAGAAATTAAATAAGGAGGCCATTTTAGGCTACCTCAAGGGTGAAACGGGCCCCTAGCATCTCTTTGTTCAACGGTTATTTCCTAATGAAAGGCATAGCCAcacctttatttttttgatgttaaattgTAGAGCATAGATTGAATTTCCTGAAAAATACTTTGTTTGTAATTTTCGGTTGGTTATAGATAGCTGATtctatcattttttgaaaaggaGCCCGTTTTAGGTCACTCTCCCCTAAATGTGTAAAtaagatattttgattatttttaattcagtAACGTAACGTTTTAATGACGTTcgtttaatttatgaaaataaattttgatcaCGAACACGTTATCGGTAActgataaataattaaaaaaaactattgtttaaaaacattattaaaaatagttcacaaaataaataagaaaaaatttattaacaggtaataaaataaccaaaaaccaactgtaaaattataagataataaacaaatattattttacgtTTTAtggaaaacatatttttttcaaaattaaatttagattctttttgaaaaaaataataaaaatgattttttaaataggaacttatattttatttgtaacttttgttatagtgaggaaaaaaaaactgtatgttTTTTAACgtgttaataaaataacttaaattacaATGGGTACTTGAAAAGACGCTAGTGACGCAATATAACTCCtaacaatgcaaaaaaatatttgctgagTTTGAGTTACTTAGAAATGCgttaagcgtttttttttttacgcaacGAAATCTCGTAACAAGGCCTGTGTATTAGGGTGgagtgaattttagtttttttacaattcttttAGCCTGGGTGTGCAAAAGTTGTCTATTCATTTCAGAAATACTCTGGAAAAATATCAATGCTCTAGGAAATTATCTTAAGGTTCCTTaatacctttaaaattttaatgggtctctaatattatataaaaaattttttttcaaaagtatgtcatgttgggtctcaaaagaagcaaaattttataaaaatttcaaaaataacaattattttatataaaaattattattgaagatttttttgaaattataattaaaaaaaataaacttttttcatttttagtttaaaaggtcattttttctgcaataaactataaaataacaattttttttttaaatagttgttatttttgaaatttttataaaattttgcttcttttgagacccaacatgacatacttttgaaaaacttttttttatataatattagggacccattaaaattttaaaggtcTTGAGGAACCTCATGATAATTTCCTAGAGCATTGATATTTTTCCAGAGTATTTCTGAAATGAATAGACAACTTTTGCACACCCAGGCTAAAcgaattgtaaaaaaaactaaaattcactcCACcctactgtgtatatatatatattataaaaatgtgtgtgtatatatatattatacaaattttatctttatttattttgtcacacacacacacacacacacacacacacacacacacacacacacacacacacacacatacacacacacatatatatatatatatatatatatatatatatatatatatatatatatatatatatatatatatatatatatatatatatatatatatatatatatatatatatatatatatatatatatatatatatatatatatatatatatatatatatatatatatatatatataaggtaaaGTAGGGTAATTTCGACGTATTTAGCCATTTTGTTGTTTATAGACAATGGTTGCTTTAATAACGTTAAAAAATCATGCATATATATGCCCTGCAGatatatctattaaaaaatagttaaaaaattgttttaaacttacaaagttttatgtaaaatatgttttacaaaatactcAAAGATGACGAAATTAGCGACCTAGTATGGTATTTTCGGCACTATGATATGGTAAATTCGGCATACTTGAGAAAATTAAGACGTTTGTTGAAAACgcattaatataattaaaatattataaacagctATAAATCTCCATTGTATAAAGTAATTGTCTCTTAAATGGAATTTGTTACACCTAATTCGCAGTAATTAAAGACGTTGCAATTGCAAAgattaataacttttgaatcaCCTGTTTTAGTAAAGTATGAATATATCACCCAAAACAAAAACCTTATTAGAAAAATGTGCTTCCAAAGTAAAATTGTAAATGAAATGCTTACTAATTTCTATGATTTCGATGATTATTTCtaaattctgtttaaataaGAATTCTTGTTTATAAGCTCATATGAAGTAAAATAATATCTTACATAACTTCTatagttaaacataaaaaataatattttatataacttctatagttaaacataaaaaaataaaatacaaagttCAAAGAAGACTTTATAAAAAGAGATTtatttaagaaagttaaaaaacagCTTATCAATATATgacatataacttttttttaaagaatcattGTTTCATACAATCATCAcaagtaaatacttttttagcatAAACACAACATATAGCAGCACATGTTTCATTCCACCATCTAGAGCATTTATGGCATTTATCCCAATTATCCTTTAAATACGGATTGACAGGATCACCATAACTGTATTGACACATTGCacaaagttgtttattaatcGCATCTTTTGCATCAAGGTTATTCAAACATGCCTTTTGATGTGtagatatatcttttttaatacactttttacGTGGCTGCCTGTTCTTATATTTCAAAGTTAAAGATTCCTCTAGCTGAGATTTATATGGTGATCCTGTAATTTTTTCAGCATGATTTACCCTCCTTTTTATACCTGTTctctttgtatttttaatttcaagtcCAGCTCGTGATCCAAATGTAGCATCATGAGGTTGTGAGGTTTCATTAGAGTTGGCTAATTCTAATGACTTCTGAAGTGTAAATGATAAGTTTGGTGAAACagattcttaataaaaatatttaactaaaaaagatgaataaaattagtatataaaatgtaaatttaaaaaaatagttaaaatgtttttaaaaagtttgaaatttttttaagaaatttttttttaggctaataaaacaacagaaaaattattattttgcttgatataaaacaaattaaatttgtgtttaaaataaatggtGGAAGATGGTAAAAATAATACaccttttaaaatgatttacttttttgaGAAGCAAAAATACATTCTGTGACAAAATCAACATGATCTAAATCTTTAGCAGAGTCTAACCCACTGTCGAGAGTAGAATGCATTTCAGAGGTAATAtttggttttgaaatttttgatacaaTATATGAGTGATCATTAGCCTTAGCTGCAGCAAAGTCTTCTTCAGTAAATACATTTCTATCAAATGGATATATTCCACATTTTTTAAACCCTGACTGACAATTTTGAACAGTTGCAGCTTTCCCATAAGCTATTCCAAATAATTCACTAACCTCTAATTCAGTTACAGGACAACCTGGATGATGACGAAGTTAAGTACCAACTTCTTGATCATAGAATATTTTGAGGCTTTTAGAAAATGAAACATCAAGTGGTTGCAGTTTGTGTGTGCAGTTGGACGgaaatgataatataataacatttgtCTCGCGAGCTTTTATAATaacactaagattttttttatgatttatgaaATTAGAAGAACTGGTTGGTTTCTTAACTGTGGCTGGAGTGCTAGTAGAAAATGatcaaatcatttttcaaaaaaatcagttGTTATCCACCCATTTTTGCTACCACCAGAAATAGAACCAACTGGGGCTTTATCTAAAAATTCAGGTCTCACTCGAATACGTGGATAAATCAGCATTGGAGGGACAAAAAATCCGCTTGCTGATTGGAACAAACTATTGTGATTGTTTTTCCTCCTTCAGAGCTTGTTAAGCCACCAACACTATGTTTTTTCTTCAGGGCAACAACCAATCCTGGTTTATGGCATATAGACAATCTGGATTCGTCTACGTTGAATAAGTTTGATGGTGGAATAATCTACATTTCATTGgcattaaacattattttttctaattcatcTTAAAAACGATTAACTTTTATTCTATTAAATCCAATGGCTTGATGCAATGACGTTGATTCAGCAACTCTTACGGAGAGTTTATTATGACGTTTCAAAAAACCCCTAAACTATTCTTTTCCTGCTGACTTAGTTCCACAATTAAACTTGTGAACAACACCATTTTCTTCACAAAACTGGAATACCATTTGTTTCACATCTTTTGGAGACAGGCCAAATAATCTCTGTGACATGGTCAGAAGAACTTCGACAAGTTCTTTTTCTTGAAAAGCTGAGAGTGTTGTTGGGTGTCCTGCACTTAACTTTTTAACACAATTAACAACAGACGCTCATTTTATATAGTCATGTAGTGTTTGCCttggtattttatattgtttagcaGCAGAATATTT
This portion of the Hydra vulgaris chromosome 13, alternate assembly HydraT2T_AEP genome encodes:
- the LOC136089726 gene encoding uncharacterized protein LOC136089726, which encodes MSSAIEAVGKKEMGLKKACKQFNVPRNTLQRRCRLNLNFVQASLKSLGSVKCVFSIEMENELETHIKQMEAMLFGLTPQVLRKVAYQFAKLNNLHKRFSSKSEQAGANWFHGFLTRHPQLSVRTPEPTSAARAQGFNQASVVKFFDLLPALQEKHHFFPDRVYNVDETGITTVPNKPSKVVAIRGKKQVGSLTSAEHGQLVTVEICMSASGNFVPPLFVFPRGYMKSELMDAAPPSSIAVCHPSGWMQSDIFVNWFMQFVKHANPKEHEPVLLILDGHKTHTSNLKVINLVRQNNVILLCLPPHCSHRHQPLDVAFMKPLMTYYAQEVKNWLRNHPGRVVTTYQIAELFKNSFLRAASAITAVNGFVKSIFPINQNVFTDNDFASALSTDIPLQLLNKKITLEDVPGQTLISPQQILDIAQNEDLLIEL